A stretch of Anoplopoma fimbria isolate UVic2021 breed Golden Eagle Sablefish chromosome 4, Afim_UVic_2022, whole genome shotgun sequence DNA encodes these proteins:
- the rell2 gene encoding RELT-like protein 2, which translates to MTELEASGVVDHPPPYIIFVVVFLFFLTGLLGFLVCHLLKKKGYRLRTGDMDDEEEEKKLGGNVEEEDEENQDTVEQILKCIIENEANMEAFNEMFGNHVHHDPRLRKESVGGVPPHHHTVHSGTDHNSCHLCAQVRSKKGRRQSRTPRHKQRPGEQTVFSVGRFRVTHTDKKLHGGPNPLVSSGDQLDQSQDSEERKEGGYNLRSMFKDSRLPSEGANGVTVNVGKRRKSLTIFGLRRGSDPVGIKVREGTGRETGGVKFTIKPQSVVLEELLQAENIDIAKPGIKPETEASKSQTPASPKLEAKILVSVNSPSSKSKDLAHTPEDGSQHRLSPEPGTNQIKPPVVTTAAHAPSSSPIPSPASSGHSFETREKQGDVEGKVLKTEEAYDPGPLQTSTPIAPLPGSITGFTPVIPTSQPEPCSSPGFPVTQTPPNPSSTPDVESGFGASLALISLGSSPPYSYSIKTSPSSSTLKMPILPVGIASSPKLSSRNIPFAFASSPKLPSGPAMYSQATVPSLTFGKSTSPLQGPTPLPALTAGSKLDTMPVSPGPPSSSPADQHLSYGSSPRLTLKSGSVVSVSSMTKEDMISSPFSLKEQELEETRTAKMEEKTEITRGGILKTAKLLPVEGDSKDSALYSPNDQLSNDTLSSWPLTPSCPLPPSSPIGSNISSVTIVKASPDSKREFSVVTMMEQEVSSTSIKEQKGATSELRVESEKAGISPADGQGGELYVLAVGQRERQIEETPRAEVRPRVIQEKDDIVEMEDIRDCKVTQVKEEERV; encoded by the exons ATGACTGAATTAGAAGCTTCTGGGGTGGTGGATCATCCCCCGCCCTACATAATCTTCGTTGtggtcttcctcttcttcctcaccgGACTGCTTGGCTTCCTCGTCTGCCACCTTCTGAAGAAGAAAGGCTACCGCTTACGCACTGGAGACATggacgatgaagaggaggagaagaagcttGGAGGAAATGTAGAAG aagaggacgaggagaacCAAGACACAGTGGAGCAGATCctcaaatgtattattgaaaATGAAG CTAACATGGAAGCGTTCAATGAAATGTTTGGAAACCACGTGCACCATGACCCCAG GTTGCGTAAGGAGTCTGTTGGAGGTGTTCCTCCCCATCACCACACAGTTCACTCAGGCACAGACCACAACTCCTGTCACCTCTGTGCCCAGGTCCGATCCAAAAAGGGCCGAAGACAAAGTCGAACCCCGCGCCATAAACAACGACCGGGAGAGCAGACTGTCTTCTCTGTTGGCAG GTTCCGGGTGACGCACACTGATAAGAAGCTTCACGGAGGTCCTAATCCATTGGTCAGTTCCGGAGATCAGCTTGACCAGTCCCAGGACAGCGAGGAGCGGAAGGAAGGCGGGTACAATCTGAGAAGCATGTTCAAGGATAGCCGATTGCCATCAGAGGGCGCCAATGGAGTTACTGTGAACGTGGGGAAACGCAGGAAGAGTTTAACCATATTTGGGTTAAGGCGCGGCAGCGACCCCGTTGGCATTAAAGTAAGAGAAGGGACAGGAAGGGAGACCGGAGGTGTTAAATTCACTATTAAGCCGCAATCTGTAGTACTGGAGGAACTGTTGCAGGCAGAGAACATTGACATTGCAAAACCTGGTATCAAACCTGAAACCGAGGCCTCAAAAAGTCAAACTCCTGCTTCACCTAAACTCGAGGCTAAAATTTTAGTTTCTGTTAATTCTCCCTCTTCCAAAAGTAAGGATCTGGCCCATACTCCTGAGGATGGCTCTCAGCATAGGCTTAGTCCTGAACCTGGTACGAACCAAATCAAACCTCCCGTTGTGACTACTGCAGCTCATGCCCCTAGCTCTTCTCCCATTCCATCTCCTGCTTCTTCTGGACATTCATTTGAGACAAGAGAGAAACAAGGAGATGTTGAGGGTAAGGTGTTAAAAACTGAAGAGGCATATGATCCTGGGCCGCTACAGACCTCTACACCCATTGCCCCATTGCCTGGATCCATTACAGGTTTCACTCCTGTCATTCCTACTAGTCAACCTGAACCGTGTTCGAGCCCAGGTTTTCCAGTTACCCAAACTCCCCCTAACCCAAGCTCAACTCCAGATGTGGAATCAGGTTTTGGTGCAAGCCTAGCTTTAATAAGCTTAGGTTCATCTCCTCCATATTCGTACTCAATCAAGACCTCACCTTCATCCTCCACATTAAAAATGCCCATCTTACCCGTGGGGATAGCTTCGAGCCCGAAACTAAGCTCAAGAAATATACCATTTGCCTTTGCCTCAAGCCCCAAACTCCCATCAGGCCCAGCGATGTATAGCCAGGCCACTGTTCCATCTTTAACCTTTGGAAAAAGTACAAGTCCATTACAAGGACCAACTCCCTTACCTGCTCTTACTGCTGGCTCCAAACTTGACACCATGCCAGTATCACCAGgacccccctcctcttctccagcTGACCAACACCTGTCCTACGGAAGTTCGCCCCGTCTGACATTGAAGTCAGGAAGTGTGGTGTCTGTATCATCTATGACCAAAGAGGATATGATTTCAAGCCCATTTTCTCTAAAGGAACAAGAGCTGGAAGAAACCAGAACCGCAAAGATGGAAGAAAAGACGGAAATAACGAGAGGAGGGATTCTCAAAACAGCTAAACTTTTACCAGTTGAGGGAGATTCTAAAGATTCTGCACTTTACTCTCCCAATGATCAACTTTCTAATGACACACTGAGCAGCTGGCCTCTGACACCTTCCTGTCCACTGCCCCCCTCCTCACCTATAGGAAGCAATATAAGCAGTGTGACCATCGTCAAAGCCAGCCCTGACAGCAAGAGAGAGTTTTCTGTTGTCACCATGATGGAGCAGGAAGTATCCTCTACTTcaataaaagaacagaaagGAGCAACTTCTGAACTCAGGGTTGAATCAGAAAAAGCAGGAATTAGTCCAGCCGATGGTCAGGGAGGAGAGCTTTACGTTTTAGCCGTTGGACAACGTGAAAGGCAAATTGAAGAGACTCCTAGAGCAGAGGTTAGACCAAGGGTTATCCAAGAGAAGGATGATATTGTGGAAATGGAAGATATAAGGGACTGCAAAGTGACACAggtgaaagaagaagagagggtgTAG